Proteins encoded in a region of the Geobacillus genomosp. 3 genome:
- a CDS encoding putative immunity/bacteriocin fusion bifunctional protein, protein MKRFIPYLAALCFSSLLLLQPYSVHIPHSLAKSSNQQNENCTSCQKVREVSNFKTDKVKDIYLINDVKHTLSQFYNAKLSKFKNNDFEWRESIKVDYQNGISVVMIPSKDNPKYNDQKAYLVVGVDGKQGQLTDPTYIELKKINDKFMLYTIKTLDDVKIVTATINMADGMVTNVEFYEENHLIQSNEVKAGYWDRVQECIKNNWRTFPSWAKFACESACGGCLFASPYACGACLGCLGGYAIGCALASI, encoded by the coding sequence ATGAAACGATTTATACCTTATCTCGCTGCTCTTTGTTTCTCTTCTTTGCTCCTCCTACAACCTTATTCAGTTCATATTCCACATAGTTTGGCTAAGTCGTCTAATCAACAGAATGAAAATTGTACATCATGCCAAAAAGTACGGGAAGTTTCAAATTTCAAAACGGATAAAGTAAAAGATATCTACTTGATCAACGATGTAAAACATACTTTAAGTCAATTTTACAATGCTAAGCTTAGCAAATTTAAAAATAATGATTTTGAGTGGCGTGAATCCATAAAAGTAGATTATCAGAATGGAATTTCTGTTGTTATGATTCCATCTAAAGATAATCCAAAGTATAATGATCAAAAGGCATATTTAGTCGTAGGTGTAGATGGAAAACAGGGTCAATTGACAGATCCCACCTATATTGAACTGAAAAAAATCAATGATAAGTTTATGTTATATACGATCAAAACTTTGGATGATGTTAAAATCGTAACAGCAACCATTAACATGGCGGATGGGATGGTTACAAATGTTGAATTTTACGAAGAAAATCATTTGATTCAATCAAATGAGGTTAAGGCTGGATATTGGGATCGAGTGCAAGAATGTATCAAAAACAACTGGAGGACATTCCCTTCTTGGGCGAAGTTTGCGTGTGAATCCGCTTGCGGAGGTTGTTTGTTTGCCAGTCCTTATGCGTGTGGTGCTTGTCTAGGATGCTTAGGGGGATATGCGATAGGCTGTGCTCTTGCCTCTATATAA
- a CDS encoding ISL3 family transposase, translated as MYAQFIKELIDLPDVLIQKVRKEEERWIFELSLPEQCPLCPVCLKRTIKMTGKKKQWMHGYAQRIGIFWVELPVERRRCGTCGMTFSTSDPGISPRSVATDAFQQWVAHSCIGTSIQAVARMLKLPYTTVERWFYTHAPSFLSNDIQPKAVCVDEFAFRKGHDYGVAIMDAETGEVYALEAGKNEEAIGRVLAPVSDSVQYVVSDLAPAMKKAIQGVCPEAKHVVDYFHVIQLFTEALDRCRKSFGKGNKKHGHVRYVCRLLTQRPEKLTEEERQTVREWQKESDSLQAVYQSLQHFRYVSKSQNERQAKRRLNAWVHRYLFCPCSAVRAIAKSLVKRTDEIISCMLSPYSNGKMEGTNNKIKLMKRRGYGYRNIQRFALRVRLETANILS; from the coding sequence ATGTACGCTCAGTTTATCAAAGAACTCATCGATTTACCAGATGTTTTGATTCAAAAGGTGCGAAAAGAAGAAGAACGTTGGATTTTCGAACTTTCTCTACCCGAACAATGCCCATTATGTCCTGTCTGCTTGAAGCGTACAATCAAAATGACAGGCAAAAAGAAGCAATGGATGCATGGGTATGCTCAACGGATCGGCATCTTTTGGGTGGAACTCCCTGTGGAGCGTAGACGTTGTGGTACATGTGGCATGACATTCAGCACGTCTGATCCCGGAATTTCCCCTCGAAGTGTAGCGACGGATGCGTTTCAGCAATGGGTCGCGCACTCTTGCATCGGAACATCCATTCAGGCAGTGGCTCGTATGCTCAAGCTTCCTTACACGACCGTGGAACGTTGGTTTTATACCCATGCCCCTTCCTTCCTATCGAATGACATCCAACCAAAGGCAGTTTGTGTCGATGAGTTTGCGTTTCGAAAAGGGCATGATTACGGAGTGGCGATCATGGATGCCGAAACGGGAGAAGTGTATGCCCTTGAAGCAGGAAAGAACGAGGAAGCCATTGGACGTGTGTTGGCTCCTGTGTCTGATTCTGTTCAGTATGTCGTGAGCGATTTGGCTCCAGCGATGAAAAAAGCCATTCAAGGGGTGTGTCCGGAAGCGAAGCATGTGGTGGATTATTTTCATGTGATTCAATTGTTTACGGAAGCGTTGGATCGATGCCGCAAATCCTTCGGAAAAGGGAACAAGAAACATGGGCATGTCCGGTATGTTTGCCGCTTATTGACCCAGCGCCCCGAGAAGCTCACCGAGGAGGAACGCCAAACGGTGCGGGAGTGGCAGAAAGAGAGCGATTCCTTGCAGGCTGTCTATCAATCCCTTCAACATTTTCGTTATGTATCCAAAAGCCAAAACGAGCGACAAGCGAAACGTCGTTTGAACGCCTGGGTTCATCGGTATTTGTTTTGTCCTTGTTCTGCTGTTCGCGCCATCGCAAAATCACTCGTCAAACGAACAGACGAAATCATATCGTGCATGTTATCCCCTTATTCAAATGGGAAAATGGAGGGAACAAATAACAAGATCAAGCTGATGAAACGTCGGGGATACGGATACAGAAATATCCAGCGTTTTGCATTGCGGGTTCGGCTAGAAACAGCTAACATACTTTCATGA
- the tnpA gene encoding IS200/IS605 family transposase: MKLDNNNHSVFLLYYHLVLVVKYRRQVIDDTISDYAKDMFVRLGKNYNISLVEWNHDMDHVHILFKAHPNSELSKFINAYKSASSRLIKKHFPQVKRKLWKEYFWSRSFCLLTTGGAPIEVIKKYIENQGMK; encoded by the coding sequence ATGAAATTAGACAATAATAACCATTCAGTGTTCCTATTGTATTATCATCTTGTGCTGGTTGTAAAATATCGCAGACAAGTGATTGATGATACCATATCTGACTATGCAAAAGATATGTTTGTGAGATTGGGTAAAAATTACAATATTTCCTTGGTCGAATGGAATCACGATATGGACCATGTGCATATTTTGTTCAAAGCACATCCAAATAGTGAATTATCCAAGTTCATCAATGCCTATAAAAGTGCAAGTTCTCGACTGATCAAAAAGCATTTTCCGCAAGTGAAAAGAAAACTGTGGAAAGAATATTTTTGGTCAAGAAGCTTTTGCCTGCTTACAACGGGTGGTGCGCCCATTGAAGTAATCAAAAAATATATCGAAAATCAAGGTATGAAGTGA
- a CDS encoding RNA-guided endonuclease InsQ/TnpB family protein codes for MANKAYQFRLYPTKEQEQLLAKTFGCVRFVYNKMLEERIQLFEKFKDDQESLKQQTCPTPAKYKKEFPWLKEVDSLALANAQLNLQKAFQHFFSGRAGFPKFKNRKAKQSYTTNMVNGNIKLSDGYIKLPKLKWIKFKQHREIPAHHIIKSCTITKTKTGKYYISILTEYEHQPALKEVQTVVGLDFSMSTLYVDSEGKRANYPRFYRKALETLAKEQRKLSRKKKGSNRWHKQRLKVAKLHEKMANQRKDFLHKESHKLAKRYDCVVIEDLNMKGMSQALHFGQGVHDNGWGMFTTFLQYKLAEQGKKLIKIDKWFPSSKTCSCCGRVKESLSLSERTFRCECGFESDRDVNAAINIKHEGMKRLAIV; via the coding sequence ATGGCAAACAAAGCCTATCAGTTCCGTCTATACCCAACAAAAGAACAAGAACAACTGCTCGCCAAAACCTTCGGTTGTGTCCGTTTTGTGTATAACAAAATGCTTGAAGAACGCATACAACTGTTTGAAAAGTTCAAGGACGATCAAGAATCCTTGAAACAGCAAACATGTCCGACCCCTGCCAAGTACAAAAAGGAGTTTCCTTGGCTAAAAGAAGTGGACAGCCTTGCGCTGGCAAACGCCCAATTGAATTTGCAGAAAGCGTTTCAACACTTCTTTTCTGGCCGCGCTGGATTTCCCAAGTTCAAAAACCGCAAGGCGAAACAGTCGTACACCACAAATATGGTAAATGGCAACATCAAGCTTTCAGATGGCTATATCAAGCTGCCCAAACTGAAATGGATCAAGTTCAAGCAACACCGGGAGATTCCTGCCCACCATATCATCAAGTCTTGTACGATCACGAAAACCAAAACAGGAAAATACTATATTTCGATTCTCACAGAGTACGAACATCAACCTGCCCTAAAAGAAGTACAAACGGTTGTTGGGCTTGACTTTTCCATGAGTACGCTGTATGTCGATAGCGAGGGTAAGAGAGCCAATTATCCTCGATTCTATCGCAAAGCATTGGAAACATTAGCGAAAGAACAGCGTAAATTGTCTCGTAAAAAGAAAGGCTCGAATCGTTGGCACAAACAGCGTCTGAAAGTAGCGAAGCTGCATGAGAAAATGGCCAACCAGCGCAAGGACTTTCTGCATAAGGAGTCGCACAAATTAGCGAAACGGTATGATTGCGTGGTCATCGAAGACCTCAACATGAAAGGGATGTCACAAGCCCTCCATTTCGGTCAAGGCGTTCATGACAACGGCTGGGGCATGTTCACCACTTTCCTTCAGTACAAGCTGGCCGAACAGGGGAAGAAGCTGATCAAAATCGACAAATGGTTCCCCTCGTCCAAAACGTGTTCGTGCTGCGGTCGAGTCAAGGAGTCTCTATCGCTTTCTGAACGGACATTCCGCTGTGAATGTGGATTCGAGAGCGACAGGGACGTCAATGCGGCCATCAATATCAAACATGAGGGCATGAAACGATTGGCGATCGTCTAA
- a CDS encoding DUF962 domain-containing protein: MEFRDYEAFWPFYLTQHRKPATRRWHFVGTSFVFLFVIIAILTRNAWWLLGAPVAAYALAWFSHFFIEGNKPATFGHPLWSLRADFRMYGLMLTGRLGRELERLGLSEDRDVSQNGWEQR; encoded by the coding sequence ATGGAGTTTCGCGACTATGAAGCGTTTTGGCCGTTCTACTTGACCCAGCACCGCAAACCGGCGACAAGGCGCTGGCATTTTGTCGGAACGAGCTTCGTGTTTTTGTTTGTCATCATCGCGATCCTAACGAGAAACGCATGGTGGCTGCTCGGCGCGCCCGTGGCCGCCTATGCGCTCGCGTGGTTCAGCCACTTTTTCATCGAAGGAAACAAGCCCGCCACCTTCGGCCATCCGCTTTGGTCGCTTCGGGCCGATTTCCGCATGTACGGGCTCATGCTTACGGGCCGGCTTGGGCGGGAGCTGGAGCGGCTCGGGCTTTCCGAGGATCGGGATGTCAGTCAAAATGGATGGGAACAGCGATAA
- a CDS encoding Rpn family recombination-promoting nuclease/putative transposase, whose protein sequence is MSETRIDHDRLFKELLSTFFEEFILLFFPHVYEHVDFHHLSFLSEEVLTDVTAGEKHRVDLLVETKLKGEDGLIIVHIEHQSYIQPTFSERMFIYFSRLFQKHRRRILPIAIFSYDATRGEPSSFTVEFPFLTVLDFRFLTIELRKLPWREYIRQNNPVAAALLSKMGYNEDERIEVKKEFLRMLIRLELDEAKQRLLFGFFETYLRLSEEEEIRLRNEVNTMEEKEAAKVMELIVSYEQRGMEKGMEKGMEKGMEKGMEKAKMDVAKRMLAKGYDADTIHELTGLPPEKIEQMKK, encoded by the coding sequence ATGTCAGAAACGCGCATTGACCATGATCGCCTGTTTAAAGAGTTGTTAAGTACATTTTTTGAAGAATTCATTCTCCTCTTCTTTCCGCATGTATACGAGCATGTTGACTTTCACCATCTTTCCTTTTTATCAGAAGAAGTGTTGACCGATGTTACTGCAGGGGAAAAACATCGAGTCGATCTATTGGTCGAGACAAAGCTAAAAGGGGAAGATGGGCTGATCATTGTCCACATCGAACACCAAAGTTACATCCAACCCACTTTTTCAGAGCGAATGTTCATTTATTTCAGCCGCTTATTTCAAAAACACCGCCGCCGTATTCTTCCGATCGCCATCTTCAGCTATGACGCCACTCGCGGTGAACCTTCCTCTTTCACTGTGGAGTTTCCGTTTTTGACCGTTCTCGATTTCCGTTTTTTGACCATAGAATTGCGCAAACTCCCGTGGCGCGAGTACATCCGTCAGAACAACCCGGTCGCCGCCGCTTTGTTAAGCAAAATGGGGTATAATGAAGACGAAAGGATCGAAGTGAAAAAAGAGTTTTTGCGCATGCTCATTCGTCTCGAGCTGGATGAGGCGAAACAGCGGCTGTTGTTCGGCTTTTTCGAAACATATTTGCGGTTATCGGAGGAAGAAGAAATCCGATTGCGAAATGAGGTGAATACAATGGAGGAGAAGGAGGCCGCCAAAGTCATGGAACTCATCGTTTCATACGAACAAAGAGGCATGGAGAAAGGAATGGAGAAAGGAATGGAAAAAGGAATGGAAAAAGGAATGGAAAAAGCAAAGATGGATGTTGCGAAACGAATGTTGGCAAAAGGATATGATGCCGACACGATTCATGAACTGACCGGACTGCCGCCTGAAAAGATTGAACAAATGAAGAAGTAA
- a CDS encoding NfeD family protein, which translates to MVFGHPPEVIYGIVLVVSAVLTIVYFFFSDVLDGVLDAVDHPLFSPQLILSFFIVSSAVGLLAEWYTDWASSLILWLGIGVALVAVLLLHFFVFLPLRSAEASLGYTDAELEGSLAKVIVPVPPDGFGEILISRKSGAVAKAAKSLRHEEIAAGEEVVIVQMENGVAVVAKHDPYHVSI; encoded by the coding sequence ATGGTTTTTGGGCATCCGCCTGAGGTCATCTATGGGATCGTGCTCGTAGTCAGCGCGGTGTTGACGATCGTGTATTTTTTCTTTAGTGATGTGCTGGATGGCGTATTGGATGCAGTGGACCACCCGTTGTTCAGTCCGCAGCTGATTTTATCGTTTTTCATTGTCAGCAGCGCAGTCGGGCTGTTGGCGGAATGGTATACCGATTGGGCCTCCAGCTTGATCCTGTGGCTAGGCATCGGTGTGGCGCTTGTCGCGGTGCTGCTTTTGCATTTTTTCGTTTTTTTGCCGCTCCGTTCGGCTGAGGCGTCGCTCGGGTATACGGATGCCGAATTGGAAGGGTCGCTCGCGAAAGTGATCGTCCCCGTGCCGCCTGACGGGTTTGGGGAAATTCTCATTTCCCGCAAAAGCGGGGCGGTGGCGAAAGCGGCGAAAAGCCTCCGTCACGAGGAGATCGCCGCTGGAGAGGAAGTCGTCATCGTGCAAATGGAAAACGGCGTCGCTGTAGTGGCGAAGCACGATCCATACCATGTTTCGATCTAA
- a CDS encoding flotillin family protein gives MAMTPWLVVIGVVVLLLVGLIAIFIARYRTVGPDEALIVTGSYLGSKNVHIDESGNKIKIVRGGGTFVVPIFQQAEPLSLLSIKLDVQTPEVYTEQGVPVMADGVAIIKVGSSIGEIATAAEQFLGKTRQDMENEAREVLEGHLRSILGSMTVEEIYKNRDKFSQEVQRVASQDLAKMGLVIVSFTIKDVRDKNGYLDALGKPRIAQVKRDADIATAEAEKETRIKRAEADKEARKAELERLTEIAEAEKVNQLKLAEFRQEQDIAKARADQAYHLEEAKAKQEVMAQQMQIKIIERQKQIELEEKEILRRERQYDSEVKKKADAERYAIEQKAAAEKAKQIAEADAQKYRVETLAKADAERVRLDGLAKAEAEKAKGEAEAEIIRLKGLAEAEAKQKIAEAFERYGQAAVLDMIIKMLPEYAKQVASPLSNIEKLTIVDTGSGSGGGANRVTGYATNLMASLQETLKASTGLDVKQLLENIAQGGAAAKPMSASAPSQDAKANE, from the coding sequence ATGGCTATGACACCATGGCTTGTGGTGATCGGCGTCGTCGTCTTGCTTCTTGTCGGACTCATCGCCATTTTCATCGCCCGTTACCGCACTGTTGGGCCGGACGAGGCGCTGATCGTCACCGGCAGCTACTTAGGAAGCAAAAACGTCCATATCGATGAATCGGGAAACAAAATTAAAATCGTCCGCGGCGGCGGCACGTTTGTCGTGCCGATTTTCCAACAGGCCGAGCCGCTTAGCCTATTGTCGATCAAGCTTGACGTGCAAACACCGGAAGTGTATACGGAACAAGGCGTGCCCGTCATGGCGGATGGGGTGGCGATCATTAAAGTCGGCAGCTCGATCGGCGAAATCGCGACCGCGGCTGAGCAGTTTTTAGGGAAAACGCGTCAAGATATGGAAAATGAAGCGCGGGAAGTGTTGGAAGGCCACCTCCGCTCCATTCTCGGGTCGATGACGGTTGAAGAAATTTACAAAAACCGCGACAAATTCTCCCAAGAAGTGCAGCGCGTCGCATCCCAAGATTTGGCGAAAATGGGACTCGTCATCGTCTCGTTTACGATCAAAGACGTGCGCGACAAAAACGGCTATCTCGATGCGCTCGGGAAGCCGCGCATCGCCCAAGTGAAGCGCGACGCTGACATCGCCACGGCCGAGGCGGAAAAAGAGACGCGCATCAAGCGCGCCGAAGCGGATAAAGAAGCGCGCAAAGCCGAGCTTGAGCGGCTGACGGAAATCGCCGAAGCGGAGAAAGTCAACCAACTGAAGCTTGCCGAATTCCGCCAAGAACAAGACATCGCCAAAGCGCGCGCCGATCAGGCGTACCATTTGGAAGAAGCGAAGGCGAAACAAGAAGTCATGGCCCAACAAATGCAAATCAAAATCATCGAGCGGCAAAAACAAATTGAGCTTGAAGAAAAAGAAATTTTGCGCCGCGAGCGCCAATACGATTCGGAAGTGAAGAAAAAAGCCGACGCCGAACGCTATGCGATCGAGCAAAAGGCAGCGGCGGAGAAGGCGAAACAAATCGCCGAAGCCGATGCGCAAAAATATCGCGTCGAAACGCTGGCGAAAGCCGACGCCGAGCGCGTCCGCCTCGACGGTTTGGCCAAAGCGGAGGCCGAGAAGGCAAAAGGGGAGGCGGAAGCGGAAATCATCCGCCTGAAAGGTCTTGCCGAAGCGGAAGCGAAACAAAAGATCGCCGAAGCGTTCGAGCGCTATGGTCAGGCGGCCGTGCTCGACATGATCATCAAGATGCTTCCGGAATACGCGAAACAAGTGGCAAGCCCGCTTTCGAACATCGAGAAGCTGACGATCGTCGATACAGGCTCGGGGTCAGGCGGCGGCGCCAACCGTGTCACAGGGTACGCGACGAACTTAATGGCAAGCTTGCAGGAGACGTTGAAAGCGTCGACCGGCCTCGATGTGAAGCAGCTGCTTGAGAACATCGCCCAAGGCGGGGCAGCCGCCAAGCCGATGAGCGCGTCGGCACCGTCTCAAGATGCGAAGGCAAATGAATGA
- a CDS encoding diacylglycerol kinase: protein MKRARIIYNPTSGRELFKRHLPDVLIRLEKAGYETSCHATEGPGDATKAARQAVEREFDLVIAAGGDGTINEVVNGIANQPHRPKLGVIPVGTTNDFARAIGVPRSIEGACEVIATGEPVPIDIGCVANEDKTRYFINIAGGGRLTELTYEVPSKLKTMLGQLAYYLKGIEMLPSIKATEAQIEYDGKLFEGEIMMFLVSLTNSVGGFEKLAPDSSLNDGLFDFIIVKKTNLAEFVRLVTLAARGEHINDPHVIYTKANRVKVRSPMQLNLDGEFGGMLPGEFVNLYRHMEVLMPKEKAEQVRTGE from the coding sequence ATGAAACGAGCTCGAATTATTTACAACCCGACATCAGGGCGCGAGCTGTTTAAGCGCCATTTGCCCGATGTCTTGATCCGGCTGGAAAAAGCGGGCTATGAAACATCGTGCCACGCCACCGAAGGCCCGGGCGATGCGACGAAAGCCGCCCGGCAGGCGGTGGAACGGGAATTTGACCTCGTGATCGCCGCTGGCGGCGACGGAACGATCAATGAAGTCGTCAACGGCATCGCCAATCAGCCGCATCGGCCGAAATTGGGCGTGATCCCTGTCGGCACGACGAACGATTTCGCCCGCGCCATCGGCGTGCCGCGCTCGATCGAAGGGGCGTGCGAGGTGATCGCCACAGGTGAGCCCGTCCCGATTGACATCGGCTGTGTGGCGAACGAAGACAAAACGCGCTATTTCATCAACATCGCGGGCGGCGGGCGCCTGACCGAGCTCACCTACGAAGTGCCGAGCAAGCTGAAAACGATGCTTGGCCAGCTCGCCTATTACTTGAAAGGGATCGAGATGTTGCCGTCCATTAAGGCGACGGAAGCGCAAATTGAGTATGACGGCAAACTGTTTGAAGGCGAAATTATGATGTTTTTAGTCTCGCTTACGAACTCGGTCGGCGGGTTTGAAAAATTGGCGCCCGATTCATCGTTGAATGACGGCCTGTTCGATTTTATCATCGTCAAAAAAACGAACTTGGCGGAATTTGTCCGTCTCGTCACCCTCGCAGCGCGCGGCGAGCACATTAACGACCCGCACGTCATCTACACGAAAGCGAATCGGGTGAAAGTGCGTTCGCCGATGCAATTGAACTTAGACGGCGAATTCGGCGGCATGCTTCCAGGGGAGTTTGTCAACCTATACCGCCATATGGAAGTGTTGATGCCAAAAGAAAAGGCAGAGCAAGTGAGAACAGGGGAGTAA
- the rlmD gene encoding 23S rRNA (uracil(1939)-C(5))-methyltransferase RlmD, giving the protein MTKQQAPVAKNEYYDVTFTDLTHDGLGVAKVDGFPLFVKHALPGEQAKVKVIKVKKGYGYGRLIELYEPSPDRVEPPCPVYRQCGGCQLQHLSYEGQLKAKEKQVNDVLARIGKLDGVTVHPVIGMNDPWRYRNKAQVPVGEREGGLVAGFYKERSHDIIDMDACLIQQEKNDVVVQTVKRIAERYGIPPYDEAAHKGVLRHIVARYGAATGEVMVVLITRTDRLPHEQDVVRDIVRDIPGVKSIVQNVNPERTNVIFGAKTRVLWGSESITDRIGDIQFAISARSFYQVNPEQTKVLYDKALEYAELTGRETVIDAYCGIGTISLFLARKAKHVYGVEIVPEAIEDAKRNAALNGITNVTFAVGAAEDVIPRWYEEGIRADCLVVDPPRKGCDASLLETIIAMKPPRVVYVSCNPATLARDLRLLEDGGYETLEVQPVDMFPHTAHVECVAKVRLK; this is encoded by the coding sequence ATGACGAAACAACAAGCACCAGTCGCCAAAAACGAGTACTATGACGTGACATTCACCGATTTGACCCACGACGGGCTCGGGGTGGCGAAAGTCGACGGCTTTCCGTTGTTTGTAAAGCACGCGCTCCCCGGCGAGCAGGCGAAAGTGAAAGTGATCAAAGTGAAAAAAGGCTACGGGTACGGCCGCCTCATCGAGCTGTACGAACCGAGCCCCGACCGCGTCGAGCCGCCGTGCCCCGTCTATCGCCAATGCGGCGGCTGCCAGCTGCAACACCTCAGCTACGAGGGCCAGCTGAAGGCGAAAGAAAAGCAAGTGAACGACGTGCTTGCCCGCATCGGCAAGTTGGACGGCGTCACCGTCCATCCCGTCATCGGGATGAACGACCCGTGGCGGTACCGAAACAAGGCGCAAGTGCCTGTTGGCGAGCGCGAAGGGGGCTTGGTGGCGGGCTTTTACAAAGAGCGGAGCCACGACATTATCGATATGGACGCTTGCCTGATCCAACAAGAGAAAAACGACGTCGTCGTGCAGACGGTCAAGCGCATCGCCGAGCGCTACGGCATCCCGCCGTATGACGAGGCGGCGCACAAAGGCGTTCTCCGCCATATTGTCGCCCGCTATGGCGCTGCGACGGGCGAGGTGATGGTCGTGCTCATCACCCGCACGGACCGTCTGCCGCACGAACAGGACGTTGTCCGTGACATCGTCCGCGACATCCCGGGCGTGAAATCGATCGTGCAAAACGTCAACCCCGAGCGGACGAACGTCATTTTCGGCGCCAAAACGCGTGTGTTATGGGGAAGCGAGTCGATCACCGACCGCATCGGCGACATCCAATTCGCCATCTCGGCCCGCTCGTTTTACCAAGTCAATCCGGAACAGACGAAAGTGCTGTACGACAAAGCGCTCGAGTACGCGGAGCTCACCGGGCGGGAGACGGTGATCGACGCCTACTGCGGCATCGGCACGATCTCGCTCTTTTTGGCGCGTAAAGCGAAACACGTCTACGGCGTCGAAATCGTCCCCGAAGCGATCGAAGACGCCAAGCGCAACGCGGCGCTCAACGGCATCACGAACGTGACGTTTGCGGTCGGGGCCGCCGAAGACGTCATCCCGCGCTGGTACGAAGAAGGCATCCGCGCCGACTGCCTCGTCGTCGACCCGCCGCGCAAAGGCTGCGACGCCTCGCTGCTTGAGACGATCATCGCCATGAAACCGCCCCGCGTCGTCTACGTCTCGTGCAATCCGGCAACCCTCGCCCGCGACTTGCGCCTCTTAGAAGACGGCGGCTACGAAACGCTCGAAGTCCAGCCCGTCGACATGTTTCCCCATACGGCGCATGTCGAGTGTGTGGCGAAGGTTCGGTTGAAATAA
- a CDS encoding alanine/glycine:cation symporter family protein, with amino-acid sequence MIEKLVETVNGWLWSPFLIAFIVCCGLYFSIRTRFLQIRHVKEMIRLVTTGKGSDAGVSSFQALTMSLSGRIGVGNVAGTATGIAYGGPGAVFWMWVITFIGAATAYVESTLAQIYKEERDGQYRGGPAFYIEKGLGWKWFAVVIAAAILLSMAVLMPGIQANSIADGFSNAFGIPKLITGIIVISILGFTIFGGVKRIARTAEIVVPFMAAGYLLVAIAIIAVNIEKVPDVFGLIFKSAFGADQVFGGILGSAVMWGVKRGLYANEAGQGTGAHPAAAAEVSHPAKQGLVQAFSIYLDVFLVVTATALMILFTNQYNVINEKTGEPIVVNLEGVEPGAGYTQAAVDTLFPGFGSAFIAIALFFFAFTTMYAYYYIAETNLAYLVRSEKRGMAFFALKVIFLAATFYGTVKTATTAWAMGDIGLGIMVWLNLIAILLLFKPAYIALKDYEEQLKQGKDPEFNASKYGIKNATFWENGYTRVDEKKEQAL; translated from the coding sequence TTGATTGAAAAGCTTGTGGAAACGGTGAACGGGTGGCTGTGGAGCCCCTTTTTGATTGCTTTCATTGTTTGTTGTGGTTTGTATTTTAGCATTCGCACCCGTTTCCTGCAAATTCGCCATGTGAAAGAGATGATCCGGCTTGTGACGACCGGGAAGGGCTCTGACGCGGGGGTCTCGTCCTTTCAAGCGTTAACGATGTCTTTATCCGGCCGCATTGGGGTCGGGAACGTCGCCGGAACGGCAACGGGGATTGCCTACGGGGGACCGGGCGCTGTCTTTTGGATGTGGGTCATTACGTTTATCGGCGCGGCGACGGCGTATGTCGAGTCGACGCTGGCGCAAATTTATAAAGAGGAACGAGACGGGCAGTACCGGGGCGGTCCGGCTTTCTATATTGAAAAGGGCCTTGGCTGGAAATGGTTTGCGGTGGTGATTGCCGCGGCGATCCTTCTCTCCATGGCGGTGTTGATGCCGGGGATTCAAGCGAATTCGATCGCGGATGGGTTTTCGAATGCGTTTGGCATTCCGAAGCTGATTACAGGAATTATTGTCATTTCGATTCTTGGTTTTACGATTTTTGGAGGGGTAAAGCGGATTGCCAGAACGGCGGAAATTGTCGTTCCGTTTATGGCCGCTGGCTATTTGTTGGTGGCGATTGCGATCATTGCGGTGAATATTGAAAAAGTCCCCGATGTTTTTGGCCTAATTTTCAAAAGCGCGTTCGGCGCTGATCAAGTGTTTGGCGGAATTCTTGGATCGGCCGTGATGTGGGGCGTCAAACGCGGCCTTTACGCCAATGAAGCTGGTCAAGGGACAGGCGCTCATCCGGCGGCGGCGGCGGAAGTATCCCACCCGGCCAAGCAGGGACTTGTGCAAGCGTTTTCAATCTATTTGGATGTGTTCTTAGTCGTGACAGCGACTGCACTGATGATTTTATTTACTAACCAGTATAATGTCATTAATGAAAAAACCGGGGAGCCGATTGTCGTCAACCTTGAAGGGGTAGAACCGGGTGCAGGGTATACGCAAGCGGCGGTGGACACCCTCTTCCCGGGATTTGGCTCGGCGTTTATTGCGATTGCCCTTTTCTTCTTTGCGTTTACGACGATGTACGCCTATTACTATATTGCCGAGACGAACCTCGCTTATCTGGTGCGCAGTGAAAAGAGGGGGATGGCCTTCTTTGCCCTCAAAGTGATCTTTTTGGCCGCCACTTTCTACGGAACGGTCAAAACGGCGACGACGGCGTGGGCGATGGGCGACATCGGGCTTGGAATCATGGTTTGGCTCAACTTGATCGCGATCTTGTTGTTGTTTAAACCGGCCTATATTGCGCTAAAAGATTATGAGGAGCAGCTGAAGCAAGGCAAGGATCCGGAATTCAATGCGTCAAAATACGGGATCAAGAACGCGACATTTTGGGAAAATGGGTATACGAGAGTGGACGAAAAGAAGGAACAAGCGTTATAA